A section of the Etheostoma cragini isolate CJK2018 chromosome 12, CSU_Ecrag_1.0, whole genome shotgun sequence genome encodes:
- the LOC117953635 gene encoding zinc finger protein 664-like isoform X3, which produces MSPVESLREFLTERLTAAAEEIVRVVEETIAEHKEEVARQRRLLQLVWKPKVKLHRIELPQQHVCKEEDILADEEDPEPLQIKEEQEELCTSQEGEHLVLKQETESDHSERQTMTFNPDDDTLSAAEKEYVANMPVITSVVSQANSDHQLLPNESQSQDQKGGKIYGDSGSFRNAKPDPKKRHHKRSSHSNNVNNTDLSEIHPNAKTGKKSFICDACGKVFKYNSAFQRHLRVHTGEKPYSCKTCGKDFGRKNHLEIHMRTHTGERPYVCKSCTKTFCEVSALTRHMKIHTGKKQYSCQTCEKDFVRYDEFKDHIRIHTDEKPYACKTCGKGFRHNSTLLAHMRTHTGEKPYFCKTCQKDFRQYSALLVHMRTHTDEKPYVCKTCW; this is translated from the exons ATGTCTCCAGTTGAGTCTCTGAGAGAGTTTCTCACCGAGCGactaactgctgctgctgaagaaATCGTCCGAGTTGTTGAAGAAACTATCGCCGAGCACAAGGAGGAGGTTGCTCGGCAGCGCAGACTGCTGCAGCTCGTTTGGAAACCCAAAGTCAAGTTACACAGGATAG AACTCCCACAGCAACATGTCTGCAAGGAGGAGGACATTCTCGCTGATGAAGAGGACCCTGAGCCTCTACAGATTAAAGAGGAACAAGAGGAACTGTGCaccagtcaggagggagagcatcTTGTACTGAAGCAGGAGACTGAAAGTGACCACAGTGAACGTCAGACTATGACCTTCAATCCTGATGATGACACTCTAAGTGCAGCAGAGAAAGAGTATGTAGCTAACATGCCAGTTATAACCTCTGTGGTATCACAAGCAAACAGTGACCACCAGCTGCTCCCTAATGAGTCTCAGAGCCAAGATCAGAAAGGAGGGAAGATCTATGGAGACTCAGGATCATTTAGAAATGCAAAGCCAGATCCAAAAAAGAGACATCACAAGAGGAGTAGTCATAGTAACAATGTAAACAACACTGACTTGTCAGAGATCCACCCTAATGCTAAAACAGGTAAAAAGTCTTTCATATGTGACGCATGTGGGAAAGTCTTTAAGTATAATTCAGCATTTCAGAGACACTTGAGAGTTCACACAGGTGAGAAGCCATATTCTTGCAAAACATGTGGAAAAGATTTTGGACGTAAAAATCACTTGGAAATTCACATGAGAACCCATACAGGTGAGAGGCCATACGTTTGCAAGAGCTGCACAAAAACCTTCTGTGAGGTCTCGGCATTAACAAGGCACATGAAAATCCACACAGGTAAGAAGCAATATTCTTGCCAAACATGTGAAAAGGATTTCGTACGATATGATGAATTTAAAGACCACATAAGAATCCACACAGATGAAAAACCATATGCTTGCAAAACATGTGGAAAAGGTTTTAGACATAACAGTACATTATTAGCCCACATGAGAACCCACACAGGTGAAAAGCCCTATTTTtgcaaaacatgtcaaaaagatTTCCGGCAATATAGTGCCTTGCTGGTCCACATGAGAACCCACACAG ATGAGAAGCCGTATGTTTGCAAGACCTGCTGGTAA
- the LOC117953635 gene encoding zinc finger protein 267-like isoform X5: MSPVESLREFLTERLTAAAEEIVRVVEETIAEHKEEVARQRRLLQLVWKPKVKLHRIELPQQHVCKEEDILADEEDPEPLQIKEEQEELCTSQEGEHLVLKQETESDHSERQTMTFNPDDDTLSAAEKEYVANMPVITSVVSQANSDHQLLPNESQSQDQKGGKIYGDSGSFRNAKPDPKKRHHKRSSHSNNVNNTDLSEIHPNAKTGKKSFICDACGKVFKYNSAFQRHLRVHTGEKPYSCKTCGKDFGRKNHLEIHMRTHTDEKPYVCKTCW; the protein is encoded by the exons ATGTCTCCAGTTGAGTCTCTGAGAGAGTTTCTCACCGAGCGactaactgctgctgctgaagaaATCGTCCGAGTTGTTGAAGAAACTATCGCCGAGCACAAGGAGGAGGTTGCTCGGCAGCGCAGACTGCTGCAGCTCGTTTGGAAACCCAAAGTCAAGTTACACAGGATAG AACTCCCACAGCAACATGTCTGCAAGGAGGAGGACATTCTCGCTGATGAAGAGGACCCTGAGCCTCTACAGATTAAAGAGGAACAAGAGGAACTGTGCaccagtcaggagggagagcatcTTGTACTGAAGCAGGAGACTGAAAGTGACCACAGTGAACGTCAGACTATGACCTTCAATCCTGATGATGACACTCTAAGTGCAGCAGAGAAAGAGTATGTAGCTAACATGCCAGTTATAACCTCTGTGGTATCACAAGCAAACAGTGACCACCAGCTGCTCCCTAATGAGTCTCAGAGCCAAGATCAGAAAGGAGGGAAGATCTATGGAGACTCAGGATCATTTAGAAATGCAAAGCCAGATCCAAAAAAGAGACATCACAAGAGGAGTAGTCATAGTAACAATGTAAACAACACTGACTTGTCAGAGATCCACCCTAATGCTAAAACAGGTAAAAAGTCTTTCATATGTGACGCATGTGGGAAAGTCTTTAAGTATAATTCAGCATTTCAGAGACACTTGAGAGTTCACACAGGTGAGAAGCCATATTCTTGCAAAACATGTGGAAAAGATTTTGGACGTAAAAATCACTTGGAAATTCACATGAGAACCCATACAG ATGAGAAGCCGTATGTTTGCAAGACCTGCTGGTAA
- the LOC117953635 gene encoding zinc finger and SCAN domain-containing protein 31-like isoform X4, whose protein sequence is MSPVESLREFLTERLTAAAEEIVRVVEETIAEHKEEVARQRRLLQLVWKPKVKLHRIELPQQHVCKEEDILADEEDPEPLQIKEEQEELCTSQEGEHLVLKQETESDHSERQTMTFNPDDDTLSAAEKEYVANMPVITSVVSQANSDHQLLPNESQSQDQKGGKIYGDSGSFRNAKPDPKKRHHKRSSHSNNVNNTDLSEIHPNAKTGKKSFICDACGKVFKYNSAFQRHLRVHTGEKPYSCKTCGKDFGRKNHLEIHMRTHTGEKPYICKTCRKRFCDPSGLVKHMRVHTREKPYVCKNCGKRFFVDSALKRHMRIHTGGKPFSCKT, encoded by the exons ATGTCTCCAGTTGAGTCTCTGAGAGAGTTTCTCACCGAGCGactaactgctgctgctgaagaaATCGTCCGAGTTGTTGAAGAAACTATCGCCGAGCACAAGGAGGAGGTTGCTCGGCAGCGCAGACTGCTGCAGCTCGTTTGGAAACCCAAAGTCAAGTTACACAGGATAG AACTCCCACAGCAACATGTCTGCAAGGAGGAGGACATTCTCGCTGATGAAGAGGACCCTGAGCCTCTACAGATTAAAGAGGAACAAGAGGAACTGTGCaccagtcaggagggagagcatcTTGTACTGAAGCAGGAGACTGAAAGTGACCACAGTGAACGTCAGACTATGACCTTCAATCCTGATGATGACACTCTAAGTGCAGCAGAGAAAGAGTATGTAGCTAACATGCCAGTTATAACCTCTGTGGTATCACAAGCAAACAGTGACCACCAGCTGCTCCCTAATGAGTCTCAGAGCCAAGATCAGAAAGGAGGGAAGATCTATGGAGACTCAGGATCATTTAGAAATGCAAAGCCAGATCCAAAAAAGAGACATCACAAGAGGAGTAGTCATAGTAACAATGTAAACAACACTGACTTGTCAGAGATCCACCCTAATGCTAAAACAGGTAAAAAGTCTTTCATATGTGACGCATGTGGGAAAGTCTTTAAGTATAATTCAGCATTTCAGAGACACTTGAGAGTTCACACAGGTGAGAAGCCATATTCTTGCAAAACATGTGGAAAAGATTTTGGACGTAAAAATCACTTGGAAATTCACATGAGAACCCATACAG GTGAGAAGCCATACATTTGCAAGACCTGCAGGAAAAGATTCTGTGACCCCTCAGGCTTAGTTAAGCACATGAGAGTCCACACAAGGGAAAAGCCGTATGTTTGCAAGAACTGTGGGAAACGATTCTTTGTTGATTCAGCACTGAAGAGGCATATGAGAATCCACACGGGTGGGAAGCCGTTTTCTTGCAAAACGTAG
- the LOC117953635 gene encoding zinc finger protein OZF-like isoform X2: MSPVESLREFLTERLTAAAEEIVRVVEETIAEHKEEVARQRRLLQLVWKPKVKLHRIELPQQHVCKEEDILADEEDPEPLQIKEEQEELCTSQEGEHLVLKQETESDHSERQTMTFNPDDDTLSAAEKEYVANMPVITSVVSQANSDHQLLPNESQSQDQKGGKIYGDSGSFRNAKPDPKKRHHKRSSHSNNVNNTDLSEIHPNAKTGKKSFICDACGKVFKYNSAFQRHLRVHTGEKPYSCKTCGKDFGRKNHLEIHMRTHTGERPYVCKSCTKTFCEVSALTRHMKIHTGKKQYSCQTCEKDFVRYDEFKDHIRIHTDEKPYACKTCGKGFRHNSTLLAHMRTHTGEKPYFCKTCQKDFRQYSALLVHMRTHTGEKPYICKTCRKRFCDPSGLVKHMRVHTREKPYVCKNCGKRFFVDSALKRHMRIHTGGKPFSCKT; encoded by the exons ATGTCTCCAGTTGAGTCTCTGAGAGAGTTTCTCACCGAGCGactaactgctgctgctgaagaaATCGTCCGAGTTGTTGAAGAAACTATCGCCGAGCACAAGGAGGAGGTTGCTCGGCAGCGCAGACTGCTGCAGCTCGTTTGGAAACCCAAAGTCAAGTTACACAGGATAG AACTCCCACAGCAACATGTCTGCAAGGAGGAGGACATTCTCGCTGATGAAGAGGACCCTGAGCCTCTACAGATTAAAGAGGAACAAGAGGAACTGTGCaccagtcaggagggagagcatcTTGTACTGAAGCAGGAGACTGAAAGTGACCACAGTGAACGTCAGACTATGACCTTCAATCCTGATGATGACACTCTAAGTGCAGCAGAGAAAGAGTATGTAGCTAACATGCCAGTTATAACCTCTGTGGTATCACAAGCAAACAGTGACCACCAGCTGCTCCCTAATGAGTCTCAGAGCCAAGATCAGAAAGGAGGGAAGATCTATGGAGACTCAGGATCATTTAGAAATGCAAAGCCAGATCCAAAAAAGAGACATCACAAGAGGAGTAGTCATAGTAACAATGTAAACAACACTGACTTGTCAGAGATCCACCCTAATGCTAAAACAGGTAAAAAGTCTTTCATATGTGACGCATGTGGGAAAGTCTTTAAGTATAATTCAGCATTTCAGAGACACTTGAGAGTTCACACAGGTGAGAAGCCATATTCTTGCAAAACATGTGGAAAAGATTTTGGACGTAAAAATCACTTGGAAATTCACATGAGAACCCATACAGGTGAGAGGCCATACGTTTGCAAGAGCTGCACAAAAACCTTCTGTGAGGTCTCGGCATTAACAAGGCACATGAAAATCCACACAGGTAAGAAGCAATATTCTTGCCAAACATGTGAAAAGGATTTCGTACGATATGATGAATTTAAAGACCACATAAGAATCCACACAGATGAAAAACCATATGCTTGCAAAACATGTGGAAAAGGTTTTAGACATAACAGTACATTATTAGCCCACATGAGAACCCACACAGGTGAAAAGCCCTATTTTtgcaaaacatgtcaaaaagatTTCCGGCAATATAGTGCCTTGCTGGTCCACATGAGAACCCACACAG GTGAGAAGCCATACATTTGCAAGACCTGCAGGAAAAGATTCTGTGACCCCTCAGGCTTAGTTAAGCACATGAGAGTCCACACAAGGGAAAAGCCGTATGTTTGCAAGAACTGTGGGAAACGATTCTTTGTTGATTCAGCACTGAAGAGGCATATGAGAATCCACACGGGTGGGAAGCCGTTTTCTTGCAAAACGTAG
- the LOC117953635 gene encoding gastrula zinc finger protein XlCGF57.1-like isoform X1, translating into MSPVESLREFLTERLTAAAEEIVRVVEETIAEHKEEVARQRRLLQLVWKPKVKLHRIELPQQHVCKEEDILADEEDPEPLQIKEEQEELCTSQEGEHLVLKQETESDHSERQTMTFNPDDDTLSAAEKEYVANMPVITSVVSQANSDHQLLPNESQSQDQKGGKIYGDSGSFRNAKPDPKKRHHKRSSHSNNVNNTDLSEIHPNAKTGKKSFICDACGKVFKYNSAFQRHLRVHTGEKPYSCKTCGKDFGRKNHLEIHMRTHTGERPYVCKSCTKTFCEVSALTRHMKIHTGKKQYSCQTCEKDFVRYDEFKDHIRIHTDEKPYACKTCGKGFRHNSTLLAHMRTHTGEKPYFCKTCQKDFRQYSALLVHMRTHTGEKSYSCKTCGKHFRQNSALMVHVRTHTGEKPYICKTCRKRFCDPSGLVKHMRVHTREKPYVCKNCGKRFFVDSALKRHMRIHTGGKPFSCKT; encoded by the exons ATGTCTCCAGTTGAGTCTCTGAGAGAGTTTCTCACCGAGCGactaactgctgctgctgaagaaATCGTCCGAGTTGTTGAAGAAACTATCGCCGAGCACAAGGAGGAGGTTGCTCGGCAGCGCAGACTGCTGCAGCTCGTTTGGAAACCCAAAGTCAAGTTACACAGGATAG AACTCCCACAGCAACATGTCTGCAAGGAGGAGGACATTCTCGCTGATGAAGAGGACCCTGAGCCTCTACAGATTAAAGAGGAACAAGAGGAACTGTGCaccagtcaggagggagagcatcTTGTACTGAAGCAGGAGACTGAAAGTGACCACAGTGAACGTCAGACTATGACCTTCAATCCTGATGATGACACTCTAAGTGCAGCAGAGAAAGAGTATGTAGCTAACATGCCAGTTATAACCTCTGTGGTATCACAAGCAAACAGTGACCACCAGCTGCTCCCTAATGAGTCTCAGAGCCAAGATCAGAAAGGAGGGAAGATCTATGGAGACTCAGGATCATTTAGAAATGCAAAGCCAGATCCAAAAAAGAGACATCACAAGAGGAGTAGTCATAGTAACAATGTAAACAACACTGACTTGTCAGAGATCCACCCTAATGCTAAAACAGGTAAAAAGTCTTTCATATGTGACGCATGTGGGAAAGTCTTTAAGTATAATTCAGCATTTCAGAGACACTTGAGAGTTCACACAGGTGAGAAGCCATATTCTTGCAAAACATGTGGAAAAGATTTTGGACGTAAAAATCACTTGGAAATTCACATGAGAACCCATACAGGTGAGAGGCCATACGTTTGCAAGAGCTGCACAAAAACCTTCTGTGAGGTCTCGGCATTAACAAGGCACATGAAAATCCACACAGGTAAGAAGCAATATTCTTGCCAAACATGTGAAAAGGATTTCGTACGATATGATGAATTTAAAGACCACATAAGAATCCACACAGATGAAAAACCATATGCTTGCAAAACATGTGGAAAAGGTTTTAGACATAACAGTACATTATTAGCCCACATGAGAACCCACACAGGTGAAAAGCCCTATTTTtgcaaaacatgtcaaaaagatTTCCGGCAATATAGTGCCTTGCTGGTCCACATGAGAACCCACACAGGTGAGAAATCATATTCTTGCAAAACATGTGGAAAACATTTTCGACAAAATAGTGCTTTGATGGTTCACGTGAGAACCCACACAGGTGAGAAGCCATACATTTGCAAGACCTGCAGGAAAAGATTCTGTGACCCCTCAGGCTTAGTTAAGCACATGAGAGTCCACACAAGGGAAAAGCCGTATGTTTGCAAGAACTGTGGGAAACGATTCTTTGTTGATTCAGCACTGAAGAGGCATATGAGAATCCACACGGGTGGGAAGCCGTTTTCTTGCAAAACGTAG